ATCACGTGCGTCAGATGCTCCCTCTTCCGGCCTGACCCGGCCCAATGGGCACGGCTTGCCGAGATCCGCGACAACCTCATCGCCCGAATCTCCGAAGCCGAGACAGAAGGCTGGCTCGGCGAGGTCGAAGGTCTCCAGGTCAGCCTGGCTAGTGCCGAGGACAAGCTCCGCCAGCTCGATCGGGGCTACGCGCAGCAAACGGCCGTGGACCTTGGCATCCCCAGCACGCATCGTGATCGATGAGCCCTCGGCCCGGGTGAGGGTCAGGTGCTTCAGCAGGAATTTCTCATCGCGCGAAACATGGGAAAGGTCCTTGACGGCTGTACAGGCCGGCCTCGGCTCGTCTCCGGGCTCGGCAGCCTCTTCCTCTTTGCGGAAGTACCTGATGTTCGAGAAGTGCGTCCGATTCGCTACATGCGCCGAGTGGGTAGTTACCACGAACTGGGCCTTCCAGGGCGATCCATTCTCGCTGCCAGAACCGGTTGCCTCCACCATGCCGACCGGTTGGGGACTGTTCGCTCGCATCTGTGCGTCGAGTCGTGGGAAGAGCGAGGGAAATTGCAGTGTGCGCTGGCGTTCACTGTGTCGTGCTTTGGATGCCGAGGACGTCGTAGAGGTGCTCGCCGTGGGCCCATCGTTTCAATTCCGGGCGGCCCATGAGGATGAGCTGGTGATGCTGGGCGAAGTCGATCGCCGGCTGTGTGAAGCCGTTGAGCGCAATCATGATCGGGAGGTCGGCTCCGTGGTGCGGGCGGGCTGTCCCGTTGAACTTCTGTATATGGCCTGACCCGACTGGGCTCTGATACTGCTTGCACTGCACGATTAGGAGGCGGTCTTCGTCATCACGGGCAGTGATGTCTACGCCGAGGTCACCGGCACCGCCGACCCGCCTGGGATGCCGGAATCCGTCACGGGCCAGGAGATCGGTGCACGCCTGCTCGAAGCCCGTCGCACTCATCGACGAGAGCTGCTTCATCTTGAAGGTCAGCACGTCCGCTTCGATTGCATCGCCGGACGGAGCGACGAATATGTCGTCCGCGTCGACGTAGGCGTTGGCGCCGAACAGGAACGACAGGATTCTGACGAGCAGGAGCAGCACGGGAATTCCGCCGGCGACGATGAGCCCGGTCCGCCACGGATGATCGGCTATCAGTCCCCACACATCTACGGTGATCCACTGGCCGACGTCCTCGGTGAGCCACTTCCAGAGCATCTTGCCGACGGCCAGCGTGATGACCGCATACAGCAGGTACTTCAGCAGCGGGTCGAGTGACCCGTCCTCGTCGAACACCACACCCCCCAGACGTCTTGGGCAGCAATCACGATCTTTGCCAGTCAGGCCGCACGCCTGAACCGGCTCGGGCGGGAGCGCGCGGACAATCCGAGGAGGTCATGCAGAGCGGCACCGTTCTCAGCCCAGCGCCGTAGCCTCTCCCGGTCGATCCAGTGGACGCCATGCCGGTCACCCCACGCCATAGCATCCCGGGTGAAGGCCCCGTTAGTGACGACGACAGCGTGATCGGCTTTGTGGACAGGCCCGGCCGTCCCCTTCACGGCGTACATCACCGATGAGCCCACCTTTCCGCCGACGCGGGTGTGCTTGGCCTGCACCACGATCCGACCGCGCTGCGAGTGGTCACCGATGACGTCTGCGGCCTGGTCGCCGCCGCCACCCACTCTGCGGGCCTGCCAGCCGTCGCGGACCAGCAGATCCCGCAGGGCGTACTCGAAGCGACGGTCGTCCATGGCGTCGAACTCCGCGAGCGTGATCCGCAGAGTGGCCAGCCGCTCCTTCCCCTGACGCCGCATCGTGGTCGCCTGCCTGACCCGCCACGCCGCGACGGCTCCCGTGAGAAGGGCGAGAGCCAGCAGGGCAGGCCAGGCCGCCTTCAGTGCGCCGACCGCCGTGACCACCGTCCGCGCCACCAGGACGAGCACGGCCAGAGCGACCACACCCGCTGCGACCAGTTCTGCGGCACCGCGAGGGCGCCGCAGACGTATCCGTCCCATCAGTGGTCGACCGTCGCGCTGGCAGCCGGCTTCGGGTCCGCTGGTGGTGTGGTGGCGGTGGACTGACTGAACCCGAACAGCTGCCCCCACAGCCACACGCCGGCCAGTAAGCCGGCAATCATCCAACCGCTCATGCGCTTGGCGCTCCTGGGCTTCGGATTGCGGCGGATGTGTCCGCGTACCCGGTGGAACCCGTCCGGCACCTTCGACATGTTTCCCCCTCCCGTCGGTGGGCCGCGGAACGCGGCTCATCCCAACAAAAGGGTGTAGCAGCGGGCACTGACAGCAACTGATGGGTCATCACGGCGCGACGCCCTGGTCGAGTCGCCATCCGGCCAGGAGGGCCCACACCGTCAGGCCGATCACGGGGCAGCGAGCCTGAGGCAGCTCAGCTGGGCGGACGCACTTCTCAGCTCCCAAGCGGTTCACCATGGCCCTTTTCCGCCAGCCCTAACGCGGCGCGTGACCGTGCGTCTCTCACCTGTGGAAACAGCCCCGGTCACGACAAGCGGAGCTCTGCCGACGAATGGCGAAAAGCAGCGGAAGCGCAATCACAGACATCGTGCGCCGGAGCCGCCCCTTCTGCGACCATGACCCGGGGGCATCACAGGATCGGGAGGCCCTGATCAACCCACCGCCGCGCCGTCTCGGGCAACCGCGCCCCCACGGAACCAATTCTCAACGCGTCGTCGCGGCCCTGCGAGAACAGCGTCACCGTTGTAGAGCCGGGCCGAAGAAACGCCGCTGGCCTCCGCCAGCACTGAATCCAGCCTTGGTTCAGCCCGGTCAGGACAGTCTTCTGCGGCCCGTCGTCGCCTCTCGAAGCAGTGCCGAGGCCGTCATCGTCGTACAGGCGCAACATGCGAGCAGCGCTCATCACCACCAACACTTCGAACCAAGATCCGACCATACCCGGACCAGCCGTCCGCAGCTTGCGGCCATCGGAGCTGTTTTCGCTGGGCAAACTACACCCCAGCCGTGTACCACCCGCAGACGAAGCACGTTCTGGTCCTTGTCCTCACTCCGAAACGGATGAGCGGTTTTCGATCCATGCCAGTCCGCCGAGGTCGAGTCGGCTACGGGCGCGGGTGACGGCGACGTAGGCGAGGCGGGCGTCGGTGGCGGTCACAGGTCCCGGGATCGGGCGGCCTTCGTTGTCACGCTGGTCCGTGTCCTTCGGCTCCGGGAAGTCTTCTGCAATCTTCACGGCGTGCCATTCGCGCCCCTTGGCCTTGTGGGCGGTGGAGACGGTGACGTCGGCGGTCGTCTCGTCTGTAAGATCCTCAACAGCAGTGAGGATTGCGTCAGGACCGTGGGTGTCGACGAGATCGACGAAGGGCTGGAGGTCACGGCCAGCCGGGTCGAAGGCCGCGTAGTCCTGCAGTTCGCCCCAGGTGGCGAACAGCACCAGCTCCGGGTGGTTCGTACTGCGGCCGTCCTTCAGATCGCGGGCTGCGATGGCCAGCGCAGCCAACTGTTGCCCTCCCCGGGTGAGGGCGACGCGCCTACCGTCGGCGAGCAAACGCATGACTTCCGCCATGGCGCCGATGTTGGTGCGGCACAACACTGCGTCCGGGCTGCGGACGTCGCCGATTTCGGCGGGGATGGTGTCCGTGCCCGTCAGCCGGATGGGAGCGTCGGCAAGGGCGAGCCACCGGTTGGCCTGGTCGGCGATCCCGGGGCCGAAGCGGAAGGAGCGTGTCAGGGTCAGCTGCGCCGCGTCGAAGCGGCTCATCACGTCGCAGGCGCCGCGCCAGCCATAGATGGCTTGGGCGGAGTCACCGACCATGACCAGCTGGGCGTGGTCACGCTGGGCGGCGAAGACCTGTCCCAGGACGGGATTGGTGTCCTGGGCCTCGTCAAGGAAGAGGAAGTCCGCTTCGATCTTCGGTGCGGTCAGAGCCCACATCTTCAGATAGTGGTCGTGCTCGAAGCGGACCACGCCCTGCTCGTGGTTCTGCAGGTCTGCCCAGGCTTTCACGGCGAACGGCACGACCAGGTCTGCCACTTGGGCGTGCTCACCGGGCGCACCCAGGCCGCGCAAGCGTGGTACATGATGACAGGCCGGGACGCGGTCGGCGGAGTAGCAGAAGCGCGTAACGGTACGCACGACGGCGTGTGAAAGCGTCCGCTGGGTGATGTTGTGATCCCCGATGCGGACGGAGCGGGTGATGCCGAGGGCCTGGCCGGTTTTCCATGCAGGCTGCCGGGGGCTGTTGAGGCGGCGGGCAAAGCGATGGCCGAGCGCGGCGTAAGCAGTGGCATGGGCGGTCTTGCACATCACGGATCGCGGGAAGCGTACTGAGGCGTCGTGTGCGATGTCCTTGTTGAAGGCGAGGTAGCGCCCTCGGCGTTTGGTGCTGGAGGCGAGCAGGCTCAGCGTGCTGGTCTTTCCAGTGCCGGCGCCGGCCTGTAGCACCAGGTGATGGCCATCTTGGAAGGCTTTGACGGCGTGAGCCTGTTCGTCGGTGGGCGTGTGCAACGTGGCCTCCACGGAGGAAGGGACTAGGGGTTCGTGTGGCCTCGCCGATCGCGGTCAGCTGCGTATGAGCCAGATGCGGCCGATCTACGACGGCAAAGCAGGATTCGGGCTGTGCAAGCCAGTAGATCCTCGGATGAGTGGCGAGCCAGTAGGCCTTCGAGTTGCGCCGTCAGTTGCCAAGAGCGTTCCCTCTCGTTCCGATCGAGGGCTGCGGTCACACTCCGGCCGACGAAGTCTCCGGGCCGCTGTCCGCTGGCGGTCGCGGCCCGGTGATCACCGCTCGCGCGGTACGGCTGAGCTCGAGGTTGAGGACGACCTGCCCGTGCTGGTCGGGGTAGTGGGTGGTCAGGACGTCGATGGGCAGAAGGTGGTGCAGTCGTCTGCGCAGTGATTGCAGCGCGCGGCTGGGCGTCTTGGCCGGGTGGACGGCCATCAGCCGGGTGCGGTCCCTGTTCGCTGCAAGCGGCACCGTACGACGCGCTCGATCGAGCTCACCGTCTGTGGCCGGCCGGGTCAGCAGGATTTCAATGGCGTGGCGCGACGTCACGGCATGCCCGTTCCGTGCTTGTGATGGGTCCGGCGCGGATGACGGACGT
Above is a window of Streptomyces griseorubiginosus DNA encoding:
- a CDS encoding UvrD-helicase domain-containing protein — translated: MHTPTDEQAHAVKAFQDGHHLVLQAGAGTGKTSTLSLLASSTKRRGRYLAFNKDIAHDASVRFPRSVMCKTAHATAYAALGHRFARRLNSPRQPAWKTGQALGITRSVRIGDHNITQRTLSHAVVRTVTRFCYSADRVPACHHVPRLRGLGAPGEHAQVADLVVPFAVKAWADLQNHEQGVVRFEHDHYLKMWALTAPKIEADFLFLDEAQDTNPVLGQVFAAQRDHAQLVMVGDSAQAIYGWRGACDVMSRFDAAQLTLTRSFRFGPGIADQANRWLALADAPIRLTGTDTIPAEIGDVRSPDAVLCRTNIGAMAEVMRLLADGRRVALTRGGQQLAALAIAARDLKDGRSTNHPELVLFATWGELQDYAAFDPAGRDLQPFVDLVDTHGPDAILTAVEDLTDETTADVTVSTAHKAKGREWHAVKIAEDFPEPKDTDQRDNEGRPIPGPVTATDARLAYVAVTRARSRLDLGGLAWIENRSSVSE
- a CDS encoding restriction endonuclease; translation: MFDEDGSLDPLLKYLLYAVITLAVGKMLWKWLTEDVGQWITVDVWGLIADHPWRTGLIVAGGIPVLLLLVRILSFLFGANAYVDADDIFVAPSGDAIEADVLTFKMKQLSSMSATGFEQACTDLLARDGFRHPRRVGGAGDLGVDITARDDEDRLLIVQCKQYQSPVGSGHIQKFNGTARPHHGADLPIMIALNGFTQPAIDFAQHHQLILMGRPELKRWAHGEHLYDVLGIQSTTQ
- a CDS encoding restriction endonuclease, which gives rise to MGRIRLRRPRGAAELVAAGVVALAVLVLVARTVVTAVGALKAAWPALLALALLTGAVAAWRVRQATTMRRQGKERLATLRITLAEFDAMDDRRFEYALRDLLVRDGWQARRVGGGGDQAADVIGDHSQRGRIVVQAKHTRVGGKVGSSVMYAVKGTAGPVHKADHAVVVTNGAFTRDAMAWGDRHGVHWIDRERLRRWAENGAALHDLLGLSARSRPSRFRRAA